A region from the Lycium barbarum isolate Lr01 chromosome 8, ASM1917538v2, whole genome shotgun sequence genome encodes:
- the LOC132605245 gene encoding auxin-responsive protein SAUR22-like: MGFRLLPMISGAKQMYKLQSALTRNHSDVPKGHFSVYVGKREKKRYVMPVTYLNHPSFQNLLSKAEEEFAFHHPMGGLTIPCNDDDFFYVTSQLFMKSRTMK, encoded by the coding sequence ATGGGGTTTCGTTTGTTACCTATGATTTCCGGTGCCAAACAAATGTACAAACTCCAGTCGGCTCTAACAAGAAATCATTCAGATGTTCCAAAAGGACATTTTTCAGTTTATGTAGGCAAGAGAGAGAAGAAACGATATGTAATGCCCGTAACATACCTGAATCATCCTTCTTTCCAAAACTTGTTAAGCAAAGCAGAAGAAGAGTTTGCATTTCATCATCCGATGGGTGGTCTAACAATACCTTGCAATGACGATGACTTTTTCTATGTAACTTCTCAATTGTTTATGAAATCAAGAACCATGAAATAG
- the LOC132605246 gene encoding auxin-induced protein 15A-like, with amino-acid sequence MRNHLKTIFHHAKHNILLRQGSTATTSSASTKLTDVPKGHMAVYVGENHNNKHRFVVPVSCLKHPSFQDLLRHAEEEYRFDYPMGALTIPCSETAFLCVTSHLHVITN; translated from the coding sequence ATGAGGAATCATCTCAAGACAATCTTTCATCATGCTAAACACAATATTCTTCTCCGCCAAGGATCAACTGCAACCACTTCATCAGCATCAACAAAGTTAACAGATGTTCCCAAGGGTCACATGGCAGTTTATGTTGGAGAGAACCACAATAATAAGCATAGGTTTGTGGTTCCGGTCTCTTGCTTGAAGCATCCTTCGTTTCAAGACTTGTTGAGGCATGCAGAAGAGGAATACCGATTTGATTATCCAATGGGAGCACTTACTATCCCATGTAGTGAGACTGCATTTCTCTGTGTCACTTCTCACTTGCATGTCATTACCAATTAA